One Arthrobacter sp. StoSoilB19 DNA window includes the following coding sequences:
- a CDS encoding sirohydrochlorin chelatase yields MNSPIMIACAHGTSNTQGAAEVNALRAAIAELRPGLDVREAYVDVQQPDLVDVVAGLPEGEAAVVVPLLLSVGYHVKVDIARAVKSRPDSAAAAPLGPDPRLARLLDQRLREAGTTDNDVIVLAAAGSSNPNAAVSVEELLRQLQELRSNRIVAAYGASAKPSVPDAVAMLREELEGGAGAGESAGAVDVGGRVVIASYLLAPGFFHDQLAKAGADVVTEPLLPSPVLADIALDRYDAAVATMNGTPAEAPAAAPLEAAAPAPAAPAADAQEGGIFKALRRFVTKYFPR; encoded by the coding sequence ATGAACAGCCCCATCATGATCGCCTGTGCCCATGGGACGTCCAACACACAGGGGGCCGCGGAGGTCAACGCCCTGCGCGCCGCCATTGCTGAACTGCGGCCAGGCCTCGACGTCCGGGAAGCCTATGTGGACGTCCAGCAGCCGGACCTGGTGGATGTGGTGGCGGGCCTGCCGGAGGGGGAGGCCGCCGTGGTGGTTCCCTTGCTGCTCAGCGTTGGTTACCACGTGAAGGTGGACATCGCGCGGGCCGTGAAGAGCCGTCCGGACAGTGCGGCCGCCGCACCGCTGGGTCCCGACCCGCGGCTCGCCAGACTGCTGGACCAGCGGCTGCGCGAAGCCGGGACCACGGACAACGACGTCATCGTCCTTGCCGCCGCCGGCTCGTCCAACCCCAACGCCGCCGTCAGCGTGGAGGAGCTGCTGCGCCAGCTCCAGGAGCTCCGGTCCAACCGGATCGTGGCCGCCTACGGTGCCTCGGCCAAGCCCTCAGTGCCCGACGCCGTCGCGATGCTTCGGGAGGAACTTGAAGGAGGTGCCGGGGCGGGGGAGTCCGCCGGGGCCGTCGACGTCGGCGGAAGGGTGGTGATTGCCTCCTACCTCCTGGCGCCGGGCTTCTTCCACGACCAGCTCGCCAAGGCAGGAGCCGACGTCGTGACCGAACCCCTGCTGCCGTCCCCCGTGCTCGCCGACATCGCGCTGGACAGGTACGACGCCGCCGTCGCAACGATGAACGGGACCCCTGCGGAAGCACCGGCAGCGGCACCCCTGGAAGCCGCCGCACCGGCCCCGGCCGCACCCGCCGCGGATGCACAGGAGGGTGGCATCTTCAAGGCCCTCCGGCGTTTCGTGACGAAATATTTCCCTAGGTGA
- a CDS encoding nitrite/sulfite reductase, which produces MTDTALAGASADSAATKRPARPSRPAAKPHGQWKVDGKTPLNANETWKQEDDGLNVRERIETIYAKEGFDAIPGQDLHGRFRWWGLYTQRKPGIDGGKTATLEPHELEDKYFMLRVRIDGGALTTEQLRVIGQISVDFARDSADLTDRQNIQLHWIRVEDIPEIWNRLEGVGLSTTEACGDVPRVILGSPVAGIAKDEIIDPTPLIEELGERFIGNPLLSNLPRKYKTAITGHPSQDVVHEINDCALVGVKHPEFGAGYDLWVGGALSTNPMLGKRLGAFVKPEQAADVWLGVTSIFRDYGYRRMRTKARLKFLLADWGPEKFRQILEDEYLGYKLADGPAAPKPTAPGDHIGVHEQKDGKFFIGATPLAGRLSGAQLVKLADTLEARGSRRLRTTPHQKLVVLDVEKEQVEPLVAELDALGLSARPSVFRRGTIACTGIEYCKLAIVETKHTAATAVAELERRLADLAGSGELPQALSLHINGCPNSCARIQTADIGLKGMMLPTPDGDPSPGFQVHLGGGLASNDREEAGLGRTVRGLKVYVDDLPDYVERVVRRFVADRAEGQTFAEWAHAADEEALQ; this is translated from the coding sequence ATGACTGATACAGCTCTAGCCGGAGCGTCCGCGGACTCCGCTGCCACCAAGCGCCCCGCCCGCCCGTCCCGTCCTGCTGCGAAGCCGCACGGGCAGTGGAAGGTGGACGGCAAGACGCCCCTGAATGCCAACGAAACCTGGAAACAGGAAGACGACGGCCTGAACGTGCGCGAGCGTATCGAGACCATCTACGCCAAAGAGGGCTTCGACGCGATCCCCGGCCAGGACCTGCACGGCCGGTTCCGCTGGTGGGGCCTGTACACCCAGCGCAAGCCCGGGATCGACGGCGGCAAGACCGCAACGCTTGAGCCGCACGAGCTCGAGGACAAGTACTTCATGCTGCGCGTGCGGATCGACGGCGGCGCCCTGACCACCGAGCAGCTGCGCGTCATCGGCCAGATCTCCGTGGACTTCGCCCGCGACTCCGCCGACCTCACCGACCGCCAGAACATCCAGCTGCACTGGATCCGCGTGGAGGACATCCCCGAGATCTGGAACCGCCTGGAAGGCGTGGGCCTGTCCACCACCGAGGCCTGCGGGGACGTTCCCCGCGTCATCCTGGGCTCGCCCGTGGCGGGCATCGCCAAGGACGAGATCATCGACCCCACCCCGCTCATCGAGGAGCTGGGGGAGCGGTTCATCGGCAACCCGCTGCTGTCCAACCTCCCGCGCAAGTACAAGACCGCCATCACCGGCCACCCCAGCCAGGACGTGGTGCACGAGATCAACGACTGCGCCCTGGTTGGTGTGAAGCACCCCGAATTCGGCGCCGGCTACGACCTATGGGTGGGTGGCGCGCTGTCCACCAACCCGATGCTCGGCAAGCGCCTGGGCGCGTTCGTGAAGCCGGAGCAGGCCGCGGACGTGTGGCTGGGCGTCACCAGCATCTTCCGTGACTACGGCTACCGCCGCATGCGCACCAAGGCCCGCCTGAAGTTCCTGCTGGCTGACTGGGGTCCGGAGAAGTTCCGCCAGATCCTCGAGGACGAATACCTGGGCTACAAGCTGGCCGACGGTCCCGCCGCGCCCAAGCCCACCGCACCGGGCGACCACATCGGCGTGCACGAGCAGAAGGACGGCAAGTTCTTCATCGGCGCCACCCCGCTGGCCGGCCGGCTGTCCGGTGCCCAGCTGGTCAAGCTCGCGGACACCCTTGAGGCCCGCGGCTCCCGGCGCCTGCGCACCACCCCGCACCAGAAGCTGGTGGTCCTGGACGTCGAGAAGGAACAGGTTGAGCCCCTGGTGGCTGAACTGGACGCCCTGGGCCTGTCCGCCCGCCCGTCCGTGTTCCGCCGCGGCACCATCGCCTGCACCGGCATCGAGTACTGCAAGCTGGCCATTGTGGAGACCAAGCACACCGCCGCCACGGCCGTGGCCGAGCTGGAGCGCCGCCTGGCCGACCTCGCCGGCTCGGGCGAGCTGCCGCAGGCACTTTCGCTGCACATCAACGGCTGCCCCAACTCCTGCGCCCGCATCCAGACGGCGGACATCGGGCTGAAGGGCATGATGCTGCCAACGCCCGACGGCGACCCCTCCCCGGGTTTCCAGGTCCACCTGGGCGGCGGGCTGGCTTCCAACGACCGCGAGGAAGCAGGGCTGGGACGCACCGTCCGCGGCCTGAAGGTGTACGTGGACGACCTGCCAGACTACGTGGAGCGGGTGGTCCGCCGGTTCGTGGCCGACCGTGCCGAAGGCCAGACCTTCGCCGAATGGGCCCACGCAGCAGACGAGGAGGCATTGCAGTAA
- a CDS encoding phosphoadenylyl-sulfate reductase, with protein sequence MAKHLAPAPAKRPVEELKALAEAGAAELGWDAPARDVIAWVERNFELPAVAVACSMADAVLPALVADQMPGVDVLFLETGYHFPETYATRDEVAANLRVNVVDVLPENTVEQQDRLLGKDLFARDAAQCCALRKVAPLQRTLAGYELWFTGVRRDEAPTRTNTPLIGWDEKNGLVKVNPMAAWTFDQLVQYSDDNLLPVNPLLSQGYPSIGCQPCTRKVAPGEDPRAGRWAGTDKTECGLHV encoded by the coding sequence ATGGCAAAACACCTGGCACCCGCACCCGCCAAGCGTCCCGTCGAGGAGCTCAAGGCGCTGGCTGAAGCCGGCGCTGCCGAGCTCGGCTGGGACGCCCCTGCCCGCGATGTCATCGCCTGGGTGGAGCGCAACTTCGAACTGCCCGCCGTCGCCGTCGCCTGCTCCATGGCCGACGCCGTCCTGCCCGCCCTGGTGGCGGACCAGATGCCAGGCGTCGACGTCCTCTTCCTGGAGACCGGTTACCACTTCCCGGAAACCTACGCCACGCGTGACGAGGTGGCCGCGAACCTCCGCGTCAACGTGGTGGACGTGCTCCCCGAAAACACCGTGGAGCAGCAGGACCGGCTCCTGGGCAAGGACCTCTTTGCCCGCGACGCCGCCCAGTGCTGCGCCCTCCGCAAGGTGGCCCCGCTGCAGCGCACCCTGGCCGGCTACGAGCTCTGGTTCACCGGCGTCCGCCGCGACGAAGCCCCCACCCGGACCAACACGCCGCTGATCGGCTGGGACGAGAAGAACGGCCTGGTCAAGGTCAACCCCATGGCCGCCTGGACATTCGACCAGCTGGTCCAGTACTCCGACGACAACCTCCTGCCCGTCAACCCGCTGCTTTCCCAGGGCTACCCCTCCATTGGCTGCCAGCCCTGCACCCGCAAGGTGGCACCCGGCGAGGACCCCCGCGCCGGCCGCTGGGCAGGAACCGACAAGACAGAATGCGGACTACACGTATGA
- a CDS encoding trimeric intracellular cation channel family protein gives MTFAFDNSPVWLDLLGVFFFAVSGSLLAARKQIDIVGSLLLASLVGLGGGVIRDIILAIVPAAFTNPAYLAPPLLATVLVFFLFSSVQRYTSLLILFDAAGLALFCMTGTLKALATGLNPVASVLLGVTTAVGGGLLRDITANEVPELFNPKDIYALPAFLGAAMTAVLWVFGVFNVLTAAAIAAVVFTFRVLAWRRSWQAPLAVRGWHRRGTDPGL, from the coding sequence ATGACATTCGCCTTTGACAACTCCCCGGTGTGGCTGGATCTGCTGGGCGTGTTTTTCTTTGCCGTCTCGGGCTCGCTGCTGGCGGCGCGGAAGCAGATCGACATTGTGGGATCGCTGCTGCTCGCTTCCCTGGTGGGGCTCGGCGGAGGCGTCATCCGGGACATCATCCTGGCCATTGTTCCGGCGGCCTTCACCAATCCGGCGTACCTGGCCCCGCCGCTGCTGGCCACCGTGCTGGTCTTCTTCCTGTTCTCCAGCGTGCAGCGCTACACGTCCCTGCTGATCCTGTTCGACGCCGCGGGCCTGGCCCTGTTCTGCATGACCGGCACGCTCAAGGCGCTGGCAACGGGCCTTAACCCGGTGGCGTCCGTGCTGCTGGGGGTGACGACGGCGGTGGGCGGCGGGCTGCTGCGGGATATCACCGCCAATGAGGTTCCCGAACTGTTCAACCCCAAGGACATCTACGCGCTGCCGGCATTTTTAGGGGCTGCCATGACTGCCGTGCTCTGGGTCTTCGGCGTGTTCAACGTCCTCACGGCGGCCGCCATCGCGGCAGTGGTTTTCACGTTCCGGGTCCTGGCGTGGCGGCGTTCCTGGCAGGCCCCCCTCGCAGTCCGCGGGTGGCACCGGCGCGGCACCGATCCAGGGCTGTGA